A single window of Rhodothermia bacterium DNA harbors:
- a CDS encoding pyruvate, phosphate dikinase yields MDISGKYVYLFGPEGTEGRADMKNLLGGKGANMAEMCLLGIPVPAGFTVTTEACTQYTKYGRETVQNLIAEEVKSGVAYVEKIMGKKFGDATDPLLLSVRSGARASMPGMMDTILNLGLNDKAVLGLIEKSGDARFAWDSYRRFVQMYGDVVMGLKPERKEDEDPFEKIIEFVKHERGVKLDTDLTADDLKELVRRFKALILARLGKDFPDDPWEQLWGAIMAVFQSWNNDRAQVYRALNDIPESWGTAVNVQAMVYGNHSSNSATGVAFTRDAATGEDIFNGEFLFNAQGEDVVAGIRTPQQVTLVGSQRWAELACISEENRKENYPSLEEVMPEVFAQLIHAETTLENHFKDMQDVEFTIEDGKLWMLQTRNGKRTGAAMVKIAMDMLRQGMINEEAAILRVDPHRLDELLHPVFDGKAIKNAKIIARGLPASPGASTGQIVFFADEAEQWAKRGKDVILVRVETSPEDLRGMHAAKGILTARGGMTSHAAVVARGMGKCCVSGAGAIHVDYKSREMTVDGVTYREGTWISLNGSTGEVYEGRVDTREAELSGDFGELMNLAQKYARLGVRTNADTPDEARQAVSFGATGIGLCRTEHMFFEGDRILSVREMILADDEAGRRKALDKLLPIQRSDFEGLFEVMHDLPVTIRLLDPPLHEFLPHEDASQHVMAKQMHVSINKIRERIEELKEQNPMLGHRGCRLGITYPEITEMQTRAILEAALNVHAKGINVLPEIMVPLVVTVREFAEQEKVIRKVAAQVFAERGVEIPYQVGTMIETPRAALMADSIARKAEFFSFGTNDLTQMTFGFSRDDANKFLPIYLQKGLVDLDPFKSIDEKGIGQLINMAVEKGRSVNAHLHLGVCGEHGGDPTSVGFACRAGLDYVSCSPFRVPIARIAAAQATIRGRQ; encoded by the coding sequence ATGGACATCTCTGGTAAATATGTGTATCTCTTCGGGCCAGAAGGAACCGAGGGTCGCGCTGATATGAAAAACCTCTTGGGTGGAAAAGGAGCCAATATGGCCGAAATGTGCTTACTGGGCATCCCCGTTCCGGCGGGCTTTACCGTAACCACCGAAGCTTGTACACAATACACCAAGTATGGCCGTGAAACGGTTCAAAACTTGATCGCAGAAGAGGTTAAAAGTGGTGTTGCTTATGTGGAAAAAATTATGGGAAAAAAATTCGGGGACGCTACAGACCCCTTATTGCTATCCGTCCGTTCGGGAGCGCGTGCCTCTATGCCGGGTATGATGGACACCATCTTGAACCTAGGTCTAAACGATAAAGCGGTACTGGGTCTGATCGAAAAGTCGGGAGATGCACGGTTTGCTTGGGACTCCTACCGCCGCTTTGTACAAATGTATGGCGATGTGGTGATGGGCCTTAAGCCGGAACGTAAAGAAGACGAAGACCCTTTTGAAAAGATCATTGAATTTGTTAAGCATGAACGTGGGGTCAAGTTGGATACCGACCTTACGGCGGATGATTTAAAAGAATTGGTTCGTCGGTTCAAAGCCCTCATTTTGGCTCGTTTAGGAAAAGACTTCCCCGACGATCCTTGGGAACAACTCTGGGGGGCTATTATGGCCGTTTTCCAAAGTTGGAACAACGATCGGGCACAGGTTTATCGCGCACTCAATGATATTCCAGAAAGTTGGGGAACGGCGGTAAACGTACAGGCGATGGTCTATGGAAACCACTCAAGCAATAGTGCAACGGGTGTGGCCTTTACACGAGATGCCGCAACCGGTGAAGACATTTTTAATGGCGAATTCCTCTTTAATGCACAAGGTGAAGATGTGGTGGCTGGGATCCGTACACCACAACAAGTGACCTTGGTGGGATCGCAACGGTGGGCAGAATTGGCCTGCATCAGCGAGGAAAACCGAAAGGAAAATTATCCCTCCTTAGAAGAGGTGATGCCAGAGGTGTTCGCACAACTCATCCATGCCGAAACCACGCTCGAAAACCACTTTAAGGACATGCAAGACGTAGAGTTTACCATCGAGGATGGCAAACTCTGGATGCTCCAAACCCGTAACGGAAAACGTACTGGCGCTGCAATGGTCAAGATTGCCATGGATATGCTGCGTCAAGGCATGATAAACGAGGAAGCCGCCATTCTGCGGGTAGATCCACACCGCTTAGACGAATTGTTGCATCCCGTTTTTGATGGAAAAGCCATTAAGAATGCGAAAATTATTGCACGCGGTCTTCCTGCATCGCCCGGTGCTTCTACAGGACAGATTGTTTTCTTCGCAGATGAGGCCGAGCAATGGGCAAAACGTGGCAAAGACGTGATCTTGGTGCGCGTGGAAACCAGCCCAGAAGACCTACGTGGAATGCACGCAGCCAAGGGGATTCTTACGGCAAGAGGTGGGATGACCTCCCATGCAGCGGTAGTGGCACGAGGAATGGGTAAATGTTGCGTCTCTGGTGCGGGTGCTATTCACGTAGATTATAAGTCTCGCGAGATGACCGTAGATGGTGTAACCTATCGAGAAGGGACATGGATTTCACTCAATGGCTCTACTGGCGAGGTTTATGAAGGGCGGGTAGATACCCGTGAGGCCGAATTGAGCGGCGATTTTGGCGAATTGATGAACCTTGCCCAAAAATATGCCCGACTCGGCGTCAGAACCAATGCTGATACGCCAGACGAAGCCCGACAAGCAGTTAGCTTTGGCGCTACGGGGATCGGGTTATGCCGTACCGAACATATGTTCTTTGAGGGAGACCGGATTCTCTCGGTTCGTGAAATGATCCTTGCCGATGATGAGGCAGGCCGCCGCAAAGCGTTAGACAAGCTGCTACCCATCCAACGGAGTGATTTTGAAGGGCTGTTTGAGGTGATGCACGACCTCCCAGTCACTATCCGCTTGCTCGATCCACCCCTCCACGAATTTTTGCCTCATGAAGACGCAAGCCAACATGTCATGGCAAAGCAAATGCACGTCTCCATAAATAAGATTCGGGAACGCATCGAGGAACTTAAGGAACAAAATCCCATGCTGGGGCATCGCGGTTGCCGCTTAGGGATTACCTATCCTGAAATTACGGAAATGCAAACACGCGCCATCCTTGAAGCAGCGCTCAATGTTCATGCTAAAGGCATCAATGTATTGCCGGAAATCATGGTTCCATTGGTTGTGACCGTCCGCGAATTTGCCGAGCAAGAAAAGGTTATCCGCAAGGTGGCTGCACAAGTCTTTGCCGAACGTGGCGTTGAAATTCCGTACCAAGTGGGAACCATGATCGAGACGCCACGCGCCGCTTTGATGGCCGATAGCATTGCACGGAAAGCAGAGTTCTTCTCTTTTGGGACAAATGACCTTACACAGATGACTTTTGGGTTCTCGCGGGATGATGCCAATAAGTTCTTGCCCATTTATCTGCAAAAAGGATTGGTAGATCTCGATCCATTTAAATCTATAGATGAAAAAGGAATCGGTCAATTGATAAATATGGCCGTTGAGAAAGGGCGCTCGGTAAATGCGCACCTACATCTGGGGGTTTGTGGGGAACATGGCGGCGATCCCACCTCGGTAGGCTTCGCGTGTCGAGCTGGCTTAGATTATGTAAGTTGTTCGCCATTCCGCGTTCCGATTGCGCGAATCGCAGCCGCTCAAGCCACCATCCGAGGTCGGCAATAA
- a CDS encoding YceI family protein, whose protein sequence is MKRILWILPLFFLLSINTMAQGYKINRSAVGMKGTSTLHDWAANVTRVRGNGDVKVENGELKAVNSLSVTMDVASIKSTKGQMMDKNILSTFEASKYATIAFQLSSTKITKQGNGYQVAAKGNLTMHGVTKPVDLTVTAIVNSDGSVQFKGSKKLKMSEFKMTAPVLFMGTLKTSDDVTVNLDVTMGK, encoded by the coding sequence ATGAAACGCATTTTATGGATCCTTCCGCTTTTTTTCTTGCTTTCAATAAATACGATGGCACAAGGTTATAAAATTAATCGAAGTGCTGTAGGCATGAAAGGAACATCCACCCTGCACGATTGGGCTGCAAACGTGACAAGAGTTCGTGGAAATGGTGATGTCAAAGTGGAGAATGGAGAGTTAAAGGCAGTGAACAGCCTCTCTGTGACGATGGATGTTGCTTCCATCAAAAGTACCAAAGGACAGATGATGGATAAAAACATCCTTTCCACGTTCGAGGCTTCAAAATACGCCACCATAGCCTTCCAACTCAGCTCAACCAAAATCACCAAACAAGGAAACGGTTATCAAGTAGCTGCAAAAGGCAACCTAACCATGCACGGTGTTACCAAGCCCGTTGACCTTACCGTAACCGCTATCGTCAATTCCGATGGCAGTGTGCAATTTAAAGGCTCTAAAAAACTCAAGATGTCCGAGTTTAAAATGACTGCTCCCGTCCTCTTTATGGGAACGCTCAAAACATCAGATGATGTCACGGTTAATCTTGATGTGACGATGGGTAAATAA
- a CDS encoding TonB-dependent receptor plug domain-containing protein: MAKRLSLLLFLFQTSLQAQNVVTIYGFVQDAQTSEKLIGAVIWQPKLKMGTSTNKQGYFSLTLPRDTTSLWVSFVGYAPQKLPQGHFQDAPIVVNLVPFSQNVVVEVQARRREDEFTQMSVLNLPVSQIQRTPTILGEQDVFKILQLIPGIKGGIEGSSNFYVRGGGADQNLILLDGTPIYNPLHLFGFFSVINASSINDVEVYKGAFPARYGGRLSSVIDITTKDGRKNKFHADTNLGMISNTLAIEGPLYGKKGSFSVGGRLSNLSLWLNLLQDKDPNAPRLKSRFNDFNTKLSADLSKKDRIHLSVYSSKDNFRIITSTDYLAQSNELSWENKLRSLNWIHVLNSKLLSSVRLYQTNYDASVELGRSSLLEKEKISYSSSIQEKGFKSDWEYKPSITHYLRFGFYYNRYIFNPNTSFYMKNDVLDTLITFQNLYFQNNLYALYLENDVRITGNFGVNLGVNTSFLRTPKKDFVSLEPRLGLRLKLPSFTIKSGYVHMQQPLHLAVSSGIGLPTDMWFPVTSKLKPQTSKQFSLGLAKSLPKFVTELSIEGYYKTMQNMVEYKPEALVFLELSDNIETLLLQGKGTSYGLEALVHKKEGAWSGWLGYTLSHTSRLFEGLNDGASFPFRYDRRHDISIVMNYQFPQKHHFGIVWVYGTGSPITLPESTYETVGFKDNLGINYDFQKINAHRLDPSHRLDINFKFNISPKGRDSGIVIGVYNVYNRKNPVFAYATLNSNQILEFRQVSMIPLLPYLNFNLKI; this comes from the coding sequence ATGGCTAAAAGACTTTCTCTTCTTCTTTTTCTTTTTCAAACAAGTTTACAAGCCCAGAATGTTGTTACCATTTATGGTTTTGTGCAAGATGCACAGACCTCTGAAAAACTGATTGGTGCGGTAATTTGGCAACCTAAACTCAAAATGGGTACGTCCACGAACAAACAAGGCTACTTTTCATTGACTTTGCCTCGCGACACCACATCCTTATGGGTGTCATTTGTTGGTTACGCGCCTCAGAAATTACCTCAAGGCCACTTCCAAGATGCTCCAATAGTGGTAAACCTTGTTCCTTTCTCTCAAAATGTGGTAGTAGAAGTGCAAGCAAGACGGCGCGAGGACGAGTTTACGCAAATGAGTGTGCTAAACTTGCCTGTTTCTCAAATCCAACGCACACCTACCATATTGGGCGAACAAGATGTGTTTAAGATACTCCAATTAATACCTGGTATAAAAGGTGGGATAGAAGGAAGCAGTAACTTTTATGTGAGAGGGGGCGGTGCAGATCAAAACTTAATTCTTTTGGATGGAACACCCATTTATAATCCACTTCATTTATTTGGCTTTTTCTCTGTAATTAATGCCAGTAGCATCAATGATGTAGAAGTCTATAAAGGAGCATTTCCGGCACGTTATGGCGGCCGTCTTTCCTCTGTTATAGATATTACAACCAAGGATGGGCGGAAAAATAAATTCCATGCCGATACTAATTTAGGCATGATAAGTAATACACTTGCAATTGAAGGGCCATTATATGGTAAAAAAGGCTCTTTTTCAGTAGGTGGAAGGCTGTCTAATCTTAGTCTTTGGCTCAATTTATTACAGGATAAAGACCCAAATGCACCACGTCTAAAAAGTAGGTTTAATGACTTTAATACAAAATTATCAGCAGATCTTTCAAAGAAAGACCGTATTCATCTTAGCGTATATTCGAGTAAAGACAATTTTAGAATCATAACTTCTACGGATTATTTAGCCCAAAGCAACGAACTAAGTTGGGAAAATAAATTGAGGAGCTTAAATTGGATACATGTTTTAAATTCAAAACTATTAAGTTCAGTACGTCTTTATCAAACCAATTATGATGCTTCAGTGGAATTAGGTAGAAGTTCATTATTGGAAAAAGAAAAAATATCTTATTCGTCATCAATTCAAGAAAAGGGTTTTAAAAGTGATTGGGAATATAAGCCAAGTATAACTCATTATTTGAGATTTGGTTTTTATTACAACCGATATATATTTAATCCTAATACATCATTTTATATGAAAAATGATGTATTAGATACACTTATTACTTTTCAAAATCTTTATTTTCAAAATAATTTATACGCATTATATTTAGAAAACGATGTTAGGATTACAGGGAATTTTGGTGTAAATTTGGGTGTTAACACCTCGTTTTTAAGAACACCAAAAAAAGATTTTGTATCCTTAGAACCGCGGCTCGGGTTGCGCCTAAAACTACCATCTTTCACAATAAAAAGCGGTTACGTGCATATGCAACAACCCTTGCACTTGGCCGTTTCGTCGGGAATAGGCCTTCCAACCGATATGTGGTTCCCTGTGACGAGCAAGTTAAAGCCCCAAACCTCGAAACAATTTAGTTTGGGCTTGGCCAAATCGTTACCAAAATTTGTAACGGAGCTGAGCATTGAAGGGTATTATAAAACAATGCAAAACATGGTTGAGTATAAGCCTGAGGCACTTGTTTTTCTTGAGCTAAGTGATAATATTGAAACGTTATTATTGCAAGGAAAAGGCACTTCTTATGGCCTTGAAGCTTTGGTCCACAAAAAAGAAGGGGCTTGGAGTGGCTGGCTTGGCTATACCTTATCTCACACAAGCCGTCTCTTTGAAGGACTGAATGATGGGGCTTCTTTTCCCTTTAGATATGATAGAAGGCACGACATTTCTATTGTGATGAACTACCAATTTCCACAAAAACACCACTTTGGGATTGTGTGGGTCTATGGAACGGGAAGCCCGATCACACTGCCTGAATCTACCTATGAAACCGTAGGTTTTAAGGATAATCTGGGTATAAATTACGATTTTCAAAAAATAAATGCACATCGTCTCGATCCAAGTCATAGATTAGATATTAACTTTAAATTTAATATTAGCCCAAAAGGTAGAGATAGCGGTATTGTTATTGGTGTTTATAATGTATATAACCGAAAAAATCCAGTGTTTGCATATGCAACTCTAAATTCAAATCAGATATTGGAGTTTAGACAAGTTTCTATGATTCCTTTACTTCCCTATCTTAATTTTAATCTAAAAATATAG
- a CDS encoding DUF4249 family protein, whose protein sequence is MKKILSYCVYILFLSGCDYASYVSTFEVPYQPKIVVGGIFAPYKSWNISIKKSTSLPSKTVSSQNKSENIPDAEVQLFENGQFIDRLVFDVQKEAFYSSKNHLPLPGKKYKIIVSAIGLPTATAETSVPFQSTVEAFNYVFENEVSLKNKNGSISFSIDDVANQRDFYQISFFSLDGTVSHTLSIKDNHIIANLDAFDRLSNYDKGQYSCYSCSFSDIFFNGNKHEFDFGIVPLQSSEKTTSRPHKIVVRQMGEDLHLFLKSQEKQSVSQGDPLSGLTVVQSNVNGGLGVFAAFYSTEYSLLID, encoded by the coding sequence ATGAAAAAAATATTATCTTACTGCGTATATATTTTATTCCTCTCAGGATGTGATTATGCTTCATATGTAAGCACATTTGAAGTACCCTATCAACCAAAAATTGTTGTTGGTGGAATATTTGCGCCATATAAATCGTGGAATATTTCGATTAAGAAAAGCACCTCACTTCCAAGTAAAACCGTCTCTTCACAAAATAAGTCAGAAAACATACCTGACGCAGAAGTTCAATTGTTTGAAAATGGTCAATTTATAGACCGATTGGTCTTTGATGTTCAAAAAGAAGCGTTTTATAGTAGTAAAAATCATCTTCCATTACCGGGGAAAAAGTACAAAATTATTGTATCCGCGATAGGCTTACCCACCGCTACGGCTGAAACATCTGTTCCATTTCAAAGCACCGTCGAAGCATTTAACTATGTGTTTGAGAATGAGGTGTCTTTAAAAAATAAAAATGGAAGCATCTCATTTTCTATTGATGATGTCGCCAATCAAAGAGACTTTTACCAGATCTCTTTTTTTTCATTAGACGGGACTGTTTCCCATACACTCTCTATAAAAGACAATCATATTATAGCGAACTTAGATGCCTTTGACAGGTTGTCTAATTACGATAAAGGTCAATATAGTTGTTATTCTTGTTCTTTCTCAGATATCTTTTTCAATGGAAACAAACATGAATTTGATTTTGGCATTGTACCTCTTCAGTCGAGCGAAAAAACAACATCTCGCCCCCATAAAATTGTAGTCCGGCAAATGGGAGAAGATTTACACCTTTTCCTTAAGTCTCAAGAAAAACAATCTGTTAGTCAAGGCGATCCATTATCGGGACTAACCGTTGTCCAGAGCAATGTAAATGGAGGTTTAGGAGTATTTGCTGCGTTCTACTCAACTGAGTACTCGCTTTTAATAGATTAA
- a CDS encoding NAD-dependent malic enzyme, with translation MPSFRSTSASNSITFRLRLDNIPGTLAKAMSAIGEAGGNIGAIDIVRVEQNKLIRDITVNTGGDDHIQEINDVLNGIEGVDVLHWSDQTFIMHLGGKLDIRSKVPLKSRDQLSMAYTPGVARVCMAIHHAPEKVHRLTIKGNTVAVVSDGTAVLGLGDIGPEAAMPVMEGKAQLFKEFAGVNAFPICLATKDVDEIVETVKRLSPTFGGINLEDISAPRCFEIERRLKAELDIPVFHDDQHGTAVVMAAGIINALKMVKKRPEDLKVVMLGIGAAGTACTDMLLEMGVINIIGADRSGAIHRERTDLSPEKMAYALRTNPNLESGSIHDILKDADVFIGLSAPDQITVDDLKKMAPDPIVFAMANPDPEIKPELAYPHVAVMATGRSDYPNQINNVLCFPGLFKGVLECRASDINMEMKLAAAHAIANSISEEELYPSYIIPSVFDKSVATKVAEAVKKAASASGVARRIK, from the coding sequence ATGCCTTCATTTAGATCTACGAGTGCCAGTAACTCGATCACATTCAGACTCCGTCTGGATAACATACCGGGAACCTTGGCCAAGGCCATGTCTGCAATAGGTGAGGCAGGTGGCAATATTGGTGCGATTGATATTGTGCGTGTAGAACAAAACAAGTTAATCCGCGATATTACGGTTAACACTGGCGGAGATGACCATATTCAAGAAATCAACGATGTTTTAAATGGGATCGAGGGCGTTGACGTGCTCCATTGGTCTGACCAAACCTTTATCATGCACTTGGGCGGCAAATTGGACATCAGAAGCAAGGTTCCACTAAAGTCCCGTGATCAGTTGTCTATGGCCTATACACCGGGTGTAGCGCGTGTTTGTATGGCAATCCACCATGCACCAGAGAAAGTACACAGACTCACCATCAAGGGGAATACCGTGGCGGTGGTCTCAGACGGAACCGCTGTTCTGGGTTTGGGCGATATTGGCCCAGAAGCCGCAATGCCTGTTATGGAAGGTAAAGCGCAGCTTTTTAAAGAGTTTGCGGGTGTGAACGCCTTCCCGATCTGCCTTGCTACGAAAGATGTGGATGAGATTGTGGAAACCGTAAAGCGGCTTTCACCCACATTTGGCGGGATTAACCTTGAAGACATTTCTGCGCCGCGCTGCTTCGAAATCGAGCGACGTTTAAAAGCCGAGTTGGATATTCCGGTCTTCCATGACGATCAGCATGGTACGGCTGTTGTAATGGCTGCGGGCATCATTAACGCTCTCAAGATGGTCAAAAAAAGGCCGGAAGACCTTAAGGTGGTGATGCTCGGTATTGGGGCTGCGGGAACCGCTTGTACCGATATGTTGCTCGAAATGGGCGTAATTAATATCATCGGTGCAGACCGTAGCGGCGCCATTCATCGCGAAAGAACCGACCTTTCCCCGGAAAAGATGGCATATGCGCTACGCACAAATCCCAACCTTGAATCGGGAAGCATTCACGATATTCTTAAAGATGCAGATGTCTTTATTGGGCTTTCAGCGCCAGATCAAATTACGGTTGATGACCTTAAAAAGATGGCTCCGGATCCTATTGTATTTGCAATGGCCAACCCAGACCCCGAAATTAAACCAGAATTGGCTTACCCTCATGTTGCGGTCATGGCAACGGGACGGAGTGATTACCCAAACCAAATTAACAATGTATTGTGCTTTCCGGGTTTGTTTAAGGGCGTCTTGGAGTGTCGGGCAAGTGACATCAACATGGAAATGAAACTCGCTGCTGCACATGCCATAGCCAATTCAATATCGGAGGAAGAACTCTATCCTTCCTATATTATTCCAAGTGTGTTCGACAAAAGTGTCGCCACAAAAGTAGCCGAAGCGGTAAAAAAAGCAGCATCTGCCTCTGGCGTTGCTCGGCGGATCAAATAA
- a CDS encoding cytochrome c3 family protein, which yields MAQIFSKASNRIPLIAIVGGLGFLLFTIWFISYYFSPKYTDVGYAPKQPVPYSHQLHAGELGMDCRYCHSNVETGAIANLPATQTCMNCHHQIKPESVKLLPVRESWASGKPVEWVKVHMLPEYAHFNHSVHVNAGSKGGLAVGCETCHGRIDEMEVVSQVQPLSMSWCLECHATPEKFLRPADLITKMGYDKNRPAEQESQNLQVIKEKGIAPPTNCSACHY from the coding sequence ATGGCACAAATTTTCAGCAAGGCATCTAACCGAATCCCCTTAATCGCCATCGTTGGTGGACTTGGTTTCCTACTGTTTACAATTTGGTTTATTTCATATTATTTCTCTCCCAAATATACCGATGTGGGGTATGCACCCAAGCAGCCAGTTCCCTACAGCCATCAGCTGCACGCGGGTGAATTGGGCATGGATTGCCGCTATTGCCATAGCAATGTGGAAACGGGTGCAATAGCCAATTTGCCGGCCACCCAAACGTGCATGAATTGCCATCACCAGATCAAGCCGGAGTCGGTTAAATTGTTGCCTGTTCGGGAAAGTTGGGCTTCAGGAAAGCCGGTTGAATGGGTAAAAGTACATATGCTACCTGAGTATGCCCATTTTAATCACTCCGTACACGTAAATGCGGGGTCAAAGGGAGGCTTGGCCGTCGGTTGCGAAACATGCCATGGTCGTATAGATGAAATGGAGGTGGTGAGCCAAGTACAACCACTTTCGATGAGTTGGTGCTTGGAATGTCATGCTACTCCCGAAAAGTTCTTGCGCCCAGCCGATTTGATTACCAAAATGGGTTATGACAAAAACCGTCCTGCCGAGCAAGAAAGCCAAAACCTACAAGTGATTAAAGAAAAAGGCATTGCACCGCCAACAAATTGTTCTGCGTGCCATTATTAA